AGCCTTGATATTTCATCGGTTCCAAATTCAAAAGCCATTCTTCCTGCCTCAATAGCCATTTTAAAGGCCTTAGCCATTTTACAAGGATCGTTGGCTATGGCTATAGCCGTATTGATAAGAACCCCATCCGCTCCCATCTCCATAGCCATAGCAGCATGAGATGGCTTACCGATTCCCGCATCAACGATCACTGGGACATTAGCCTGTTCAATGATAATCTCTATCTGCGCCTTTGTCTCTATGCCCCGCATTGAACCAATAGGAGATCCAAGAGGCATAACAGCCGCAGCGCCAGCTTCTTCAAGCCTTTTAGCAATTACCGGATCGGCATTAATATAAGGAAGAACAACAAAGTCATCTTTAACCAGCAGCTGGGTCGCTTTGAGTGTTTCCACTGGATCAGGAAGCAGATACCGAGGATCAGGATGGATTTCAAGCTTAATCCATTTGGGCAATCCTCCGTAGGCTGCAATCTTTGCAATCCGAACAGCTTCTTCGGCATCCATGGCTCCACTTGTATTGACGACCACAAGATATTTTTCTGTATCAATAAAAGAAAGTATATCTTCTTTTCTTTTATTTTCGCCTATCTCAACCCTCCTCAAAGAAACGGTTACGATTTGACAGCCACTGGCCTCAAGGGCCTGAGACATCTGCAAATATGAACCAAATTTACCAGTCCCAAGAAGGAGCCGAGATTGGAAAGATCTGCCCGCAATGACCAACTGCTCTTTTGTTGAAATCCCTTCCATGGCTTAATATGTCCTAAAATAGCTATTTTTTAAAGGTCAAAAGAAAAAGATAGCTTTTTATTCAACAAACTCCACCTGAATGTCCGGATCAACCATGCCTAGCATTTTTGCTTGAGCAATAAACTGCAAAATAGCTTCTTTACCCTCAGGGCCATAATCTATCGTTCGTTCGTTGACATACATGGCCACAAATTGATCAGTTAAGGCCGGCTCAATCCCCCGACTGTATTTTTGTGCATATTGAAGGGCTTCATTGCGGTTTTTCAAGGCCCATTCTATACTTTGTCTAACAATAGATTGAAGTTCTCTACATCTCTGAACACCTAGGGCACGCCGTATCGCATTGCCACCCAAGGGGAGGGGAAGGCCAGTAGTCTGTTTCCACCACCACCCCAAGTCTTCGCAAAGCTCTAAGCCTCTTTGCAAATAGGAAATTTGCCCTTCATGGATAACCAGTCCAATATCTGCAGATCCCATCTCCACAGCCATAAATACTTGATCAAAGGGACAAACCATAAGGTCTAAATTTTTTGGCCTCTTTCCTAAGTAAAGACATAGAGCAAGCAGTGCGCTGGTATGCAAACCAGGAATGGCTATTTTTTTTTGAGACATCTCTTTTTTTTCAAATTTGTGCTTGGCCACAAGCCTTGGTCCATAACCCTCGCCCATACTCGCCCCACAATTCATCAGCACATAGCGATCAGCCACTTTGCAGTAAGTATAAATGGACAAAGCGGTGAGATCTATTTTTTCATCCATGGCAAGATTGTTTAACGTTTCAATATCGCTGATCGTCTCTTTAAAGATATAGTTGCCTAGGGGTATTTTTTTTTGGGACAAAGCATAGAACATAAAGGCGTCATCCGCATCGGGAGAATGACCAAGAGTAATTTCGACAGAGTTCATGGCCAATGTTAGCATTATTCAAACTTGCATCAACAGTTAAAATTGCAATAAATATAAACATGGATCTTAAAACGGCTCTATTGAGTAGCGAAAAATTTGCTCAACATCGTCCTCCTTCTGGACATCCCGAATCGCCTGCGCGTATAACTGAAGTGCTTCCTAAGTTAAGAGAAGATTTCCTTGACTCAGTTTTGTGGATAGAGCCTACGACCGCTTCCGAAACGTGGATTGAACGGGTGCATACTCCCCAGTACGTGGAAAAAGTAAAAAAAACGCAGAAATGCCCCATGGTTCTACTCGATGGGGGAGATACCTTTGCTCATGGGCCTTCATATGAAGTTGCATTACTAGCTGTTGGAGCTGCTTTAACGGCCGTGGATAAAGTCATGTCCCACGAAATAAAAAATGCGTTTTGTTTGGTGCGGCCACCCGGTCATCACGCTTTGGCTAATGCTGCAATGGGTTTTTGTCTATTCAATACGGTGGCCATCGCTGCCCGCTATGCTCTTGAAAAACATGGATTAAAAAGAATTTTTATCATTGATTGGGATGTTCATCATGGCAATGGAACCCAAGACATTTTTTATGAAGATCCCCATGTATTTTATGTTAGCTTACATCAATTCCCTCACTATCCTGGAACAGGGAAAACTTCCGAGATAGGAAAAGGAGAAGGCGAAGGGTATACCCTTAACCTTTGTATGCCCAGGGGAGCATCAGATAAAGATTATGAAAAGGCTTTTTACGAAAAAATATTACCCGCCATTGATAGATTTAAACCCGAACTCATATTCATTTCTGCTGGCTTTGACGGCCACAAAGACGATCCCTTAGGAGAAATTTATTTAACAGAAAAGGGTTTCGAAACAATGACTCAATTGGTCAAAAATGCAGCCGAAAGACATTGCCAAGGCAAAATTATTTCTGTCTTAGAGGGAGGCTATAATACAGAAAGTCTTTACAGGTCCATAAAAAGTCATGTCAAAGTTCTTTCAAATTAGTGTTAATAGGTGGCGTAATAAAAAAAATTGTTTGTTTTATTAATGAAATGATCAGAACTGCTGATAAAAAGGACTCTATAAGGATATTCTACTTTCTACCCAAGCCTACGCCGCAGTACTTCACCTATAATCGGGCGGCGATTTAGGTGGTGGTGAAGCGGCGCTATCGTCCGTCAGGGCGATCAGTCCGGCATGTTTTGTCCCGCGATGTATTGTTTCAGGACTGCAAGCGGGGCGCCACCCACGGTGATGATGCAGTAGCTGCGGCTCCAGAAGACAGGCTTTTGACAATAGAACTTCCGCAGATGCTCGGAGAACTCCTTGCAGATCAGCCTGGAAGTGACGGTCTTGAGGTTGTTGACCAGAGCGGAGGGCGCGGTTTTTGGTGTCAGCTCCAACAGGATATGGACATGATAAAACACAGTGGTATAGTTGCTTCAATGGTTGTTTTTCCATAGCAACCTAATATCATTCAAGCCATGGTGCATCGTAAAGTTACCTATCGATTGTATCCCACCCTGCGCCAGATCAAGACGCTGGAGTGGTTGCGCTGGGTGCATTGCCTGCTGTGGAACACGGCGATGGATGAACGCCGCAGGGGCTGGATTCAGCAGCAAAAATCCCTGTCTTTCTTCGATCAGTGCAAAGCATTGACCGACTGGCTGGCCCAATCGCCCTTGCTTCGGTCGGTCAACGCCCAATCCGAACAGCTGACGTTAAAGCGCCTGGATCTAGCCTTCCGGCACTTCTTCGGCCGGGTGAAGAACGGTGAGAAGCCGGGGTTTCCCCGCTTCAAGCCGCTGCATTGTTTCGAAGGATGGGGTTACAAGACCCACGGAGATGGCTAGCGCTTGCTTGCCGGTCCTGGGATGAAACACGGCAAGTTGCGCCTCTCTGGCGTTGGCGAGCTGCGCATCCGAGGCAAGGCCCGGAGGGTTGACGCGCCCAAAACCTGCGAGATTCTGCACCGCCGCGGCACAGGGTACGCCTCGGTTACGGTGGAGTGCGAGCCCAAGAGATTACATGGGGAACGGATCGGTGGCCTGGATTGGGGTGTGGAAACGTTCGCCACACTGGCCACGCCGGAAGGGGTGGAGCGGATCGAAAATCCCCGGCATTTGCAGCGCTCTCTGGAACGAATCGGCGCCGTACAAAAACGCATCTGCCGCAAGGAGGAAGCCGCGAAAAAGGCCAGCGGCAAGATGAAAGGCTTTCCCCTCTCCAACCGTCTGAGGAAGAAATACGCCCTTTTGGGCAGGTTGCATGAAAAGGTGCCGCAGGCGGCATGCTCCATCAGATGCTCAGGTACAAAGCGCAAGAGGCTGGTGGCTGGGCGATGGAGGCGGATAGCCGCAAGCATAAGCCCAGCCAGCGCTGACAGCTGTGCGGCAGGCTGGAGAAAAAGCCCTTGTCGCAGCGCTGGCATGATTGTCCTTGTGGCGCATCTTGTTCAGGTGATGAGAATGCCGCCAAGCTGCTTTTGAGCTGGGTCATGAAACAGATTGGTGGCCGGGAACCGGCCAAGGCGTTGAGGGAGGTAAGACCGGCAAGCCTTCGAGGCAACCCGGCACTCCCGTAGAAGCGCGAAACTCACGCTATACCATCAGGTTGGCGGGAGTAGTTCATTTATCGAAAAGAGTAGAACTTTCTTCACCGCTCTTGGTAGCTGATTCTTTTTTATCAGTTTCACTATTATTCCCATCTTTTAAGCTTTCCAAATAAAGAGTTATAGCCAAGGCATCCTTATGGCTCATGCGATAGGGAGGCATGGGCGGCTTGGTATATCCCCCATTGGGTAACATGCCTGTTTCTAAGTACTGGACCATATCAGCCTCTTTCCATCCTTCCGGTAATCCTACAAGAGAGACAGCATGAGATGACCAATCTTTGTAAGAAAGTTGATTTACCCAGGCCAAAGTAGCTCCTTGAAGCCATTTATCCATAATGGGCCGATTTTGAGAGTCTTTTGGAGTATGACAATCTCCACAGAGAGCGACAGCTTCGACCAAATATTTTCCATGTTGAATCATTTCTCCTATTTTTGGGTTTGAGGAGGGTTTTAGCGCAGGAGGTTGAGATTGCAAAACTTCTTCTTTAGACAATGGAAAAATATTCAGTTCTTCCTCAACGGCCCATAAATGATTGAGAGATAAAAAAACAAATAAATAAAATGTGGATAAAAAAAACCTCAGCACGGTGAAATTAAAAAATATTTTTTAAACCTATAAAAACAAGCTTTTATTTGAGCTGAAGCAATTAAAAACCTTAAAAAGTTGAAAGCCGAATTCCATGGTTATCCGGTTTTAAAACAAGGATGTCTCCCTCAATAGCGAGTTTCGTAGATTGCTTTTTTAGAGCTTGAACTACCTCTGTAGGATCTCCATAGGTTATGGACATAAGGGTTGAGCCCGATCCACTCAAATAAAAGCCCAAAGCCCCAGCCCCTAAGGCAGCTTTTTTCAACTCTTCCCAGTATGGGATATATTTAAGCCGATAAGGTTCATGAAAATGATCAACAAATAAACCGGGAAGATCTTTATATTGTTTTTTGAAAAAACAGACCGCTATCATTGATGCTCGTTGAATGTTTTCAACAGCGTCTTTGAGTTTTACTTCTTCGGGCAATATCTTGCGGGAGAGTTGAGTGGAAATTTCAATCTGAGGTACAAAGGCTATGAAAAAAACTTTGGAGTCTATTCTACATCTAAAAGCTTTTTGAGGGCTACAAAGGATAAATCCTCCTTGAAAAGCAGGTCTTACATTATCTGGATGACCTTCAAGTTCGATGGCACAGTCCAAAATCTCATCGTTTTTTAAAGGAGAGTCTTCCAGGGCATTTATGCCCGCTAGCAGTCCCAACCTAATTGTGGCGCTGCTTCCAAGGCCTCGAGCTTGGGGGATTTGTGATTTGACAGACCATTTAATTAAAGGACAAGGTCTACTGGTTCTTTTTTCGAATTCCTTCAACGTTTCAACAACCATTGGATGATGCACAGAAGAATGAGCTTCGCTTGTTTTTTCAACCGTAATCACATTGTATAGCGAAAGAGCCGCACCGAAAGTATCGAAACCTGGCCCAAAATTGGTTGTCGTAGCGGGTATCTTTACACGACATCCTTTTATTACTTTTCGAGGAGGGATCGACATGGTCTTTTAGCGAAATGGGTGCGAAGAAGGCAAAAAAGCTTCCAGGGGTTTTATCGGCCATAACTTCACATAGAGGTATCCAAAAATGGCACCTGCTAGATGAGCGGTATGGGAAGATCCCGTATGGATATCAAAGACAAGACAAAGAGCCTCAAAAACAACAAATACAAGAACAATGACTTGAATAACGAGGAAAAAGGTAGGATTAAAGATAAATCGTTGAAAAGGAATATCTTGGTTAAGAGTTAGGCTCCTGATCCAAATTTCTTGGAGACAAAAAGCAAAAGCAAGAAGAAAAGAGAAAACCACCCCACTTGCTCCAATTAATCCTGGCTCATGCATAGGCCCTCCAAAAAAGAACCATCCCAGTCCTCCAGAAATGGCCCCCCCCACAAAAAGCAAGGCAAGTCTCAAATGTCCAAGGACTTTTTCTAGTTGATTGCCAAGGGAATAAATGATAATGGCATTGGTCAGAAGATGAGGAGGCTCCATTTCATCATGAAGGAAAGCATAAGTCAAGAACTCCCATAACCTTCCATGGAAGACGCCATCGGTGGTCAAAGCAAAAAAAGACCTAAACCAGGTGGAACCAAAAACAAACAAAAATGTGATCTGAATAAGATAAATAATAAAAAGAAAAGTGGTGAGAGCTTGGGTTACCCAAGGCAGAGTTTTTAAAAAATAGGGAGAAGACATGTCTTTAAACAAAATCCTCTTATCTTTTTTCATTACTGTTGGTTTATTTTGTTGAAAAACTTCTCTGGGCTTTAAGAATTTTCAAAAGATTTCCTTTTCTAAGTTGGTCGTTTTGAAAGCAAAAATCAACCCTATTTCCTTGCTTCTCTCTGTATAAAATATATTGAGGTTTTCAAACTATATTCATGGAAATATCTATAGCCTGGGCACTATGGGTAAGAAGCCCAAGGGAGATATAATCGACTCCGAGCCGACTTACAGCCAGTAGTTTTTCTCTATCTACTTTTCCAGATACCTCCACAGCAACTCGAGATGCTATAATGTTAAGTGCTGTCGTAATCTCATCTATGCTCATATTATCAAGCATAATGATGTCAGGGGATAGCTCACAAAATTGAGCAACTTCTTCAAGAGTTGACGCCTCAATTTCAACCTTCACAAAGGGCTTTTGATCTCTAACGGCTGCGATCCGGGTTTTCATCCATTGCAACCAATCATCTTTATGGCTTTTTTTCAGAAGGGCTATGTGGTTATCTTTAATAAGAATATGACCACTCAGAGAAAGCCTGTGGTTTGACCCACCTCCACAAATCACAGCATATTTCTGCAATAATCTCAATCCTGGCAACGTCTTGCGAGTATCCAAAATTTTCGTTTTTGTTCCTTCTAGAGCACGAACAAAATGGCTTGTCAGGGTAGCCACTCCACAAAGATGAGACAAGAAATTTAAAGCCACTCTTTCTCCCATAAGTATGCTTTGGGCATTCCCAGAGATTTCCATTATTGGAGTGTTTTTTTTGACTTCCTGCCCATCCTCAGCCAAAAAGAAGCATTCTACAGAGTGATCCAGCAAGCGAAAAACCATGCTAGCCAAAGAAAGTCCACAAACAATGGCATCCTGCTGGATAATAATTTGGGCTTTTGTTTTTAAATTCTGAGCAATGAACAGAGAAGAAGTAAGATCTGCTGTTCCGATATCTTCTTCTAAACAGCGTTGAACTATCTGTTTCAGAATCAATTCAGGAATAAAATAAAGGGGGGAGTTTTCTTTTTTCATTCTTATTTCGCCTTACTTTCCTTTAAAGGATAATCCAAAGCCAAAGATGATAATTTAGATAAATGACATTTTTTAAAATTTTTCCTATTTTAGTGTAAAGGCTAGAGCAGTCATCATAAAAGAAATCTTGATCCATAAAAATAAATATTAGGCATGGAAATAAGATGAAAAAAAAATAAAATTTTAAACTCTTTTTGATAAACTGTATTCTAATTCCAAATAATATGCTCTTTGGAAAAATAAAATCTATTCCGCTGCCTCAAGTCGCCAAAATGATTGGTGACAAAAGCGGAATTATCGAAATAACCACCCCAGAAAATGAACTGTATAAATTTTTCTTTTCAAAACGGCTGTTCTTGGGGGCTGAAAAACAAAATGTATTAATCGAAAACATTTTTACATTAAGATCTATACTCTCAGAACTTTCAGAAAAACATGAAAGCCGCTTTCTTTTTAAGGAAATATCGATCGAAAGTAAAATTAGTGGATTTTCTCTTACGCTTGACCAGTTTATTATCGCTTCCCTTCATCCTCTCAAAATCAAATACCAAAAGACTACTGCTGATTTTTATCCTGATCCAGATACCGTTTTTATTAACACCGGTACTGATACAAGCTGTATTGGATGTGATTTTTTATTATTCTGGATAGAAGCCCAGCCCTTTTTCTCAAGAGGAACAAGTGCAAAAGAATTATCAAAGTTCCTGTTTTTTTCTTTGGAAGATATTCTTTATTATACCTATACACTCAACCTTCTCGATATCATTAGACTAGCT
The DNA window shown above is from Methylacidiphilum caldifontis and carries:
- a CDS encoding thiazole synthase, with the protein product MEGISTKEQLVIAGRSFQSRLLLGTGKFGSYLQMSQALEASGCQIVTVSLRRVEIGENKRKEDILSFIDTEKYLVVVNTSGAMDAEEAVRIAKIAAYGGLPKWIKLEIHPDPRYLLPDPVETLKATQLLVKDDFVVLPYINADPVIAKRLEEAGAAAVMPLGSPIGSMRGIETKAQIEIIIEQANVPVIVDAGIGKPSHAAMAMEMGADGVLINTAIAIANDPCKMAKAFKMAIEAGRMAFEFGTDEISRLAVPTSPIESFL
- a CDS encoding MqnA/MqnD/SBP family protein, whose product is MNSVEITLGHSPDADDAFMFYALSQKKIPLGNYIFKETISDIETLNNLAMDEKIDLTALSIYTYCKVADRYVLMNCGASMGEGYGPRLVAKHKFEKKEMSQKKIAIPGLHTSALLALCLYLGKRPKNLDLMVCPFDQVFMAVEMGSADIGLVIHEGQISYLQRGLELCEDLGWWWKQTTGLPLPLGGNAIRRALGVQRCRELQSIVRQSIEWALKNRNEALQYAQKYSRGIEPALTDQFVAMYVNERTIDYGPEGKEAILQFIAQAKMLGMVDPDIQVEFVE
- a CDS encoding histone deacetylase family protein, which encodes MDLKTALLSSEKFAQHRPPSGHPESPARITEVLPKLREDFLDSVLWIEPTTASETWIERVHTPQYVEKVKKTQKCPMVLLDGGDTFAHGPSYEVALLAVGAALTAVDKVMSHEIKNAFCLVRPPGHHALANAAMGFCLFNTVAIAARYALEKHGLKRIFIIDWDVHHGNGTQDIFYEDPHVFYVSLHQFPHYPGTGKTSEIGKGEGEGYTLNLCMPRGASDKDYEKAFYEKILPAIDRFKPELIFISAGFDGHKDDPLGEIYLTEKGFETMTQLVKNAAERHCQGKIISVLEGGYNTESLYRSIKSHVKVLSN
- a CDS encoding transposase → MVNNLKTVTSRLICKEFSEHLRKFYCQKPVFWSRSYCIITVGGAPLAVLKQYIAGQNMPD
- a CDS encoding transposase, with the protein product MVHRKVTYRLYPTLRQIKTLEWLRWVHCLLWNTAMDERRRGWIQQQKSLSFFDQCKALTDWLAQSPLLRSVNAQSEQLTLKRLDLAFRHFFGRVKNGEKPGFPRFKPLHCFEGWGYKTHGDG
- a CDS encoding cytochrome C — encoded protein: MSKEEVLQSQPPALKPSSNPKIGEMIQHGKYLVEAVALCGDCHTPKDSQNRPIMDKWLQGATLAWVNQLSYKDWSSHAVSLVGLPEGWKEADMVQYLETGMLPNGGYTKPPMPPYRMSHKDALAITLYLESLKDGNNSETDKKESATKSGEESSTLFDK
- the thrB gene encoding homoserine kinase produces the protein MSIPPRKVIKGCRVKIPATTTNFGPGFDTFGAALSLYNVITVEKTSEAHSSVHHPMVVETLKEFEKRTSRPCPLIKWSVKSQIPQARGLGSSATIRLGLLAGINALEDSPLKNDEILDCAIELEGHPDNVRPAFQGGFILCSPQKAFRCRIDSKVFFIAFVPQIEISTQLSRKILPEEVKLKDAVENIQRASMIAVCFFKKQYKDLPGLFVDHFHEPYRLKYIPYWEELKKAALGAGALGFYLSGSGSTLMSITYGDPTEVVQALKKQSTKLAIEGDILVLKPDNHGIRLSTF
- a CDS encoding rhomboid family intramembrane serine protease, whose protein sequence is MSSPYFLKTLPWVTQALTTFLFIIYLIQITFLFVFGSTWFRSFFALTTDGVFHGRLWEFLTYAFLHDEMEPPHLLTNAIIIYSLGNQLEKVLGHLRLALLFVGGAISGGLGWFFFGGPMHEPGLIGASGVVFSFLLAFAFCLQEIWIRSLTLNQDIPFQRFIFNPTFFLVIQVIVLVFVVFEALCLVFDIHTGSSHTAHLAGAIFGYLYVKLWPIKPLEAFLPSSHPFR
- the nadC gene encoding carboxylating nicotinate-nucleotide diphosphorylase, whose protein sequence is MKKENSPLYFIPELILKQIVQRCLEEDIGTADLTSSLFIAQNLKTKAQIIIQQDAIVCGLSLASMVFRLLDHSVECFFLAEDGQEVKKNTPIMEISGNAQSILMGERVALNFLSHLCGVATLTSHFVRALEGTKTKILDTRKTLPGLRLLQKYAVICGGGSNHRLSLSGHILIKDNHIALLKKSHKDDWLQWMKTRIAAVRDQKPFVKVEIEASTLEEVAQFCELSPDIIMLDNMSIDEITTALNIIASRVAVEVSGKVDREKLLAVSRLGVDYISLGLLTHSAQAIDISMNIV
- a CDS encoding Fis family transcriptional regulator, which produces MLFGKIKSIPLPQVAKMIGDKSGIIEITTPENELYKFFFSKRLFLGAEKQNVLIENIFTLRSILSELSEKHESRFLFKEISIESKISGFSLTLDQFIIASLHPLKIKYQKTTADFYPDPDTVFINTGTDTSCIGCDFLLFWIEAQPFFSRGTSAKELSKFLFFSLEDILYYTYTLNLLDIIRLADKKRVFQLPLLKTPQIQNVENKTELALVSSSTPIEEKSSPYPVQTTTESQAIQLYQVDNQQKKGLLRRLIYGFKNFFRKMYE